One Rouxiella sp. S1S-2 genomic window, CATTTGGCCATCCAGATGTTTACACATCCATAATCCGCAGGTACTGTATAATCCACAAGCGCAATTTATTCACAGTGAAAGTGAAGGACTCTCATGATCGAACTGAAACATCTGCGGACGCTGCAAGCTCTGCGAAATACCGGCTCTCTTGCCGCCGCAGCGGCACAGCTTCACCAGACCCAATCTGCCCTGTCGCATCAGTTCAGCGACCTCGAGCAGCGTCTCGGTTTCAGACTTTTCGTGCGTAAAAGCCAGCCGCTGCGGTTTACGCCGCAGGGCGAAATCATGCTACAGCTGGCGGAGCAGGTGCTGCCGCAAATTCAGCAGGCACTCCAGGCTTGTCACGAGCCGCAACAGACTTCGCTGCGCATTGCTATCGAATGTCACAGCTGCATACAGTGGTTAACGCCTGCACTGGACGCGTTCCACAAGAATTGGCCACAGGTATTAATGGATTTTAAATCTGGCGTCACTTTTGACCCGCAGCCTGCGCTCCAACAGGGCGAGCTGGACATCGTGCTGACCTCCGACATTCTTCCGCGCAGCGGTCTGCACTACTCACCGATGTTTGATTTTGAAGTGCGTCTGGTTTTGGCGCCGGACCATCCACTGGCAAAGAAAGCGGTAATTACGCCGGAAGACTTGAGCAGCGAGATCCTCATGATCTATCCGGTTCAGCGTCAGCGTCTGGATATCTGGCGTCATTTCCTGCAGCCGGCGGGTGTGAGTCCGGCACTGAAAAACGTCGATAACACGCTGCTGCTGATTCAGATGGTGTCGGCGCACATGGGTATCGCCGCCCTGCCACACTGGGTGGTTGAGAGCTTTGAGAAGCAGGGATTGGTGGTGACCAAAACGCTGGGCGACGGTCTGTGGAGCCGACTCTATGCCGCCGTTCGCGACGGTGAGCAGCGCCAGGCCGTAACCGAGGCGTTCATCCGCTCGGCACGCCAGCACGCCTGCAATAACCTGCCGTTCGTACGCGATGCTTCACGGCCCAACGGTACAGCTTCACAGGTAAAAGCGCTGCCGTTGCCGTCTGCGAGTTAATAAAGGCTCACTCGCCGCTGAACGACAAGCAACGTTATCGCCACCATCGAGAGGGCCGTTAGCGTAGCGGCGAGCAAGGTAAAGCCCAGGGACAGGCAAGTCAGATCAATAAGATAGCCGGTGACGACCGGCAGTAAACCGGCTGGAATATAAGCGCCGATGTTAAGCAATGCGTTGGCTTCTGCGCGACGCTCGGCGGCAATATTTAGCGACAACAGCGTTAATCCACCCAACTGCCCCAGCCCCTGTGCAGCCCCTGCCGCCAAAGCGGCAATGAAAATCGTCTTAACCCCACCGCCGTGCAATGTAAAAATAATACTCATCATCGCCACAATCAGCGCCGCGCCGCTGAAATAAAACACTCTCGCAATCGGCTGCTTACGACACAGCAACTGCGTACCTACCGCCACGCTGAACATCATACAGGCCATTAATCCGGCAATCATCGGACTGCTTGCATGTGAAAAACGATTGAGCAATACGGGTCCCAGCGACAGCATCATCGAGGTTGCGGTCAGGCCGGGGGCGAAGAACAGTATTCCCAGCATTAAATGAAAAATATTCTTCGACGCAATCGACGGCAGACGCAATGGGCGGGATTTCTCAGCCATTTTTTCCTGTGCCGCAGGTAAACGCAGTGCAAGGGCTATCGCGCTAAGCTGCACCACCAACTCGACGGTAAACACGGTGAATACCGGATGCGGCAAGAATCGCACAATGACCCCACTCATCACCGGTCCTAGCCCTGCGCCGGTAACCATCGCGATAGACGCTATCAGCGCGGCCTGCCTTTTTCTGCCCTCACCTCCCGCATCAACTACGGCCGCCATGCTGGCTGTGACGGTGATCCCCACCGCAATACCGGTCAGAAACCGCGCCACCAACAGTAAGCAGACCGACTGCGCCATCATGAAACACAGACACGCCAATAGGGCGGCGATCAGGCCGGGCAGAATGATTTTTTTTCTTCCCAGCCGGCCGGCAAGCTGTCCGGCAACCAGCAGCGTTATCACCAGAGCCAAAATATAACAGCCGAAAATGAGCGTCAGAGTTCCAGAAGTAAAACTAAACTGCTGTTTCCAGTGGATATAAAGCGAAGTTGGTGCATTGGATAGCATAAAGACAGCAATAACGATCCACGCTGTTTGTATAATCTGGCGCGGAGAATAGGTTAATGATGCAGTATTTATGGTGTTTATACGGCTTTCGTCAGGTAACGACTGCGACATGATTTTTTCCTGTAATTAAATGGCTGAAGAGACCGTTCAGCCTGACGAAGAGGATAAAGATAAAAACACAGAAGAAAAATAAGCTAAAATTCCAAACATATCGGACAAAAATGTCTTAAATGAGGGTTTTTTCTCATGAGTAAACTCAGCGGTATTGAAATTTTTGCACAGGTTGCCGAGACGCGAAGTTTCTCTGAAACGGCCAAACAGCTGGGCGTGTCTTCGTCCGCGGTGGGTAAAAGCATTGCACGGCTAGAGGCGCGTTTATCCGCACAGTTGTTTTATCGCAGTACGCGCAGCATCACCCTCACCACGGAAGGGGCACAGTATTTAGAGCGCTGTCGCCGTATTCTTGCCGAAGTTGAAAACGCCGAGCTTGAACTGATGGAAAGCCATCGCGCACCTCAGGGCCAACTGAAGATTAGCCTGCCGTTTGTCGACGTGATTGTGCTGCCGCTGGTCAGTGGATTTATGCAGCGCTATCCCGATATTCAGCTCGATATCGACATGACCGACCGGATGGTAGATATCATCGAAGAGGGTTTTGACGCGGTCATCCGCACCGGTACGCCGATAGATTCACGGCTAAAATCTCGATTTCTAGGGGGCTATCAGCGGGCGATTGTGGCAGCGCCGGCTTATCTCGAGAAAAGGGACACGCCGCAGCATGCTGCCGAGCTGGCTCAACACACCTGCCTGCTGCATAAATATCCCAGCACGGGAAGAATCGAACAGTGGACCGGGGATATTGAGGCCTCAGAGCTGCCCGCGGCGTTGGTGTGTAATACTAACCGGGTGATTATCGACGCCACGCTTAAAGGCTTGGGGATCGCCTGTTTGCCAGAATATCAGGTGCGTCAGTATCTCATTGAGGGGAAATTAGAGCAGATTCTTAAAGGGCAGTCTGCGGCCGAAAATGGTTATTGGGCGCTGTGGCCGGTGAGTAAACATGTGACCCCCAAATTACGGGCTTTTATCGATTATCTGGTGGAATACTTTAACGAGAACCCGCTTAGTGCTTAAGTTCAAGGTTTGTCTGAAAAATGCCCAACGACCTCGTTGATGAAGTAAACTTAAAGCAGGAAACTTTAGCAGGGGAACTATCATGAACGTTATTCATCAGATTATCACCGGCATGGCACTGGCGTTGATTGCAGCGTCCGCTTTCGCCGCCGTAACGCAAACGCCGATTGAAAGGCAGCAACAGTTGCTGAACAATCCATCGCAACAGCGCATGCAACAACGTATGCAGAGCGATGATCGGCTGCATCAGCGTCAGTTGGAGCAGGATCAAAAGTTCAGCCAACAACAGCAGCAATTGCGGTTACGTTCTCAATCGCTCAATGACCAACAGCGCCTGCAGCAAAACCAGCTCAATAACAACCAGCAGATTCTGCAGCAGAAGCTGAACCAAAGACCGTAGGGTATTCGTGATGGGGGCACGTGTTTCGCCACCTCAGTCCCCCATCCTAACCCCTCCCACGGGGAAGGGCGTTAGTTCTTAAATCTTGGCCGCAAAATCCGGGCCTATCAGGTCGATGCGGTCTGTGCAGATGCAGTCCACGCCCCAGCCCAACAGTTGGCTTGCTCTTTCCGGACTGTTCACCGTATACACCAGAATGTGCAAACCGGCCTGTTTCAGGCTGTGCACCCGCTCTTCGGTCAGTTCTTTATGATTAATATGCAACGAAACGCAGCCCAGACGCGTGGTTAACGCCTGCCAGTTCTCGTCCCACTTATCCAATAAAATTCCGCGTGGCAGCTCGGGCGCAGCGGCCTGCGCGGCCTCAAGCGACGCGACGTCAAACGAGGAAAGCAGAGGCGGAACGGCCTGACCCTGCCACAGTTCGCGTGCCGCCAATGCCACCTGCTCACCGGTCTCAAATGCCAGTCCGGTCGTGCCTTTGATTTCGATATTGGCCATCATGCCGTATTTGGCACAGCGCGCCGCCACTTCTGACAGCAGCGGCAATTTCTCTCCGCTAAAGCTGCTGCTGTACCAGCTGCCTGCATCAAGCTGAACCAGTTTGTCCCAACCCAACTCTCCCGCCACGCCCCAGCCGTTGCTGGTGCGGTTAAGGGTGTCATCATGCAGCAGAAAAATTTCGCCGCCCTGTGCCAATTTGACGTCAAACTCAATCATGCTGTGGCCGAGACGCGCACCGGTATCAATCGCCGCCAAAGTATTTTCAGGCGCCAGCGAACCGCCGCCGCGATGGGCCACAATTCGTGGATAAGGCCAAGCTGTCATGTTCACTCCATCCGTAATCCGCTTTTTGAATCAAAAAAGTGTAGCGCGTGCGCGGGTAAAACCAAACGTAATTGCGTGCCCGTCGCCGGACAATTTTCATGTGAGAGTCGCACTACCATGCCGCTTCCCGCCCAAACGCCGTGGGCCAGATTGTCCGCACCCAGCAACTCAAGGTTTTTCAGCTCCATCGGAATGCCAGTGTGCGGATCGTCCGTGAGTTGAATATGCTCCGGTCGCACCCCTAAGGTCAACACGCGACCGCCCCACTCGGGACGGGCCTTTGGCAGCGGCAGCTCGTATCCGCCCTCCATCACCAGCGATGTGCCGTCGGAGGTCAATTGCCCCGGCAGCAGGTTCATTGCCGGTGAACCAATAAAGCTGGCGACAAACAGACTGGCAGGACGCTGATAAACCTCTGAAGGAGTACCGATTTGCTCGGCAATCCCTTTGTTCATCACAATCACGCGCTCGGCCAAGGTCATCGCCTCAACCTGGTCGTGCGTCACATACAGGCTGGTGGTCCGCAGGCGGCGGTGCAACTGCTGTAACTCGAGGCGCATTTGCACGCGCAGCTTCGCATCCAGGTTCGATAAAGGTTCATCAAAAAGAAAAACGGCCGGCTCGCGCACGATGGCACGCCCCATTGCTACACGCTGGCGCTGACCGCCGGAAAGCTCGCGCGGTTTGCGTTTAAGCAGTGGACCCAGCTCAAGAATACGCGCCGCCTCTTCAACCCGCGCCTGAATCTGCGCTTTACCGAAGCCGCGAATTTTCAGGCCGTAGGCCATGTTGTCGTACACGCTCATGTGCGGATAGAGCGCGTAGTTTTGAAATACCATCGCGATGCCGCGATCTTTCGGTTCAAGATTGGTCACACGCACATTGTCGATATAAATATCGCCGCTGGTGGTGCGCTCCAGCCCGGCCACCATGCGCAGCAGGGTAGACTTACCGCAGCCCGAAGGGCCAACCATCACGATAAATTCGCCGTCGGCAACGTCCAGATCGATAGTTTTGATAATCTGATTCTGTCCGTCGTAAGACTTGGTCACTGCCTGTAGTTTTAAATTTGCCATGTTTGTTGTTTACCAAGTGAATCGTTTGCCATGTTAATCATTTTTCACTGTCTACCAGGCCGCGCACAAACCAGCGCTGCATCAGGAGCACTACTGCCAAAGGTGGCAATAACGTCAGGATCATTGCGGCCATCACCTGATTCCACTGTGTCGAACCGTCTCCAGAGGAGATCATGCTCTTGATTCCGGCCACCGCGGTGCCCATCGAGGCATCGCTGGTCACTAAAATCGGCCACAGATATTGGTTCCAGCCGTAAATAAAGGTGATAACAAACAGCGCTGCGAGGTTGGTTTTCGATAATGGCAGCACGATGTCCCAGAAAAAGCGCATCGCACCCGCGCCGTCGATACGCGCCGCTTCCAGCAGTTCGTCCGGCAGAGTCATAAAGAACTGTCGGAACAGGAAGGTCGCGGTGGCCGAAGCCATTAGCGGCAGCGTAAGACCCGTGTAACTGTCGAGCATGTGCAAATTAGCAATAACCTGCACCGTCGGGAAAATACGCACTTCTACTGGCAACATCAGAGTCATAAAAATTAGCCAGAAGAACAGGTTACGCAGCGGAAAACGGAAATAGACGATGGCGAAGGCCGATAGCATTGAAATTGAAATCTTGCCGACGGTAATCGCCATCGCCATGATAAAGCTGTTCAACAGCAGCGGACCAAACGCCGGACTGTTGCTGCCCGCGCCCTGCGTCCAGATGGTGCGGATGTTCTCAAAAAAGTGCCCGCCGGGGATCAGGCTCATCGGCACCTGAAAAATCTGTTTGTTATCCAGCGTCGCGGCAACAAAGGCCACGTACAGCGGGAACAACACCATCAGCACGCCAATAATCAGCACAGCGTGACAGAAAATATCAAGACCTCTTCTGTTTTCAATCATTGGTAACGCACCTTACGCTCGACGAAGCGGAACTGAATAAATGTCAGGGCAATCACCATGACCATCAGCACTACCGACTGCGCGGCCGAGCTAGAGAGATCGAGACCGGTGAAACCTTCACGATATACCTTATAAATCAAGGTAGTGGTTGCCTGAACCGGTCCGCCCTGCGTTGCCGCGTCAATCACCGGGAAGGTGTCGAAGAAGGCGTAAACCAGATTGACCACCAGCAGGAAGAAGCTGACCGGTGAAATCAGCGGCAGTACCAGATTGAAGAAGCGTCGAATGGGACCGGCGCCGTCAATGGCCGCGGCCTCAACCAGTGAACGGGGAATCGACTGCAGCGCGGCTAAAAAGAACAGGAAGTTGTAGCTCACCTGCTGCCAAATTGACGCCAGCACCACCAGAAACATCGCTTGTCCGCTGTTTTGCGCATGGTTCCAGTTATAACCAAGCGTACCGAGGAAATGCGTTATCAAACCCAAGCCAGGGCTGAACAAAAACATCCACAGTACGGCGGCAACGGCGGGCGCAACGGCATAAGGCAGAATCAGTAACGTTTGATAAATCCGGCTGCCGCGGATCACGTGGTCAACCATTGCCGCCAGCAGCAGAGAGATGCCCAGGCCAAAAAATGCCACCATAAAGCTGAATTTCAGCGTGGTGTAGAAAGAGGCGAGGTAGTAAGGATCCTGGAACAGCTGTTGAAAGTTAGTCAGACCGGCAAACACGCTCGAGACCCCAAAAGGATCCATTGTTTGCATCGAAAACCACAGTGCCTGACCGGCGGGCCACAGGAAAAAGATGGCCGTAATCAACAATTGAGGCAGAACCAGCGCATAAGGCAGCCAGCTACAGCCAAACCCGGGACGGTGTGAACTCATATGAATTACTCATCAAAACAAGAGACGGACAAGAGGGTGTGAAGCTCGTACGTTTGCAATCGCCAAAACGAATGACAGAGCAACGCGTAAAAACGACAATCGAGACACATTTTTACGTGCTGCCCTATCAGGCTTTAGTAGACCGCGGGCGTTATTGCTTCACTGATGCTTCAAAGCGACGCAGCAGCAGATTTCCACGCTGTACGGACTCATCCAGCGCCTGTTTAGCCGTTTTCTGGCCGCTCCACACGCCTTCCAGCTCTTCATCAACAATGGTACGAATCTGTGGCATGTTGCCCAGACGCAGACCTTTGGTGAAAGGCAACGGCGGCTTGTTCATCATCTGGCGAGTGGCCACGTCAGAGCCTGGGTTCTTGTCATAAAAGCCCTGCTGCTTGGTCAGCTCATAGGCCGCCGTCGTCACCGGCAGATAGCCGGTTTTCTGGTGCCATTCAGCGGCGATCGCTGGCGTTGTCAGGAACTGCAGGAATTCGGCAACACCTTTATAGGTTGCGTCGTCCTTGCCTTTCATAACCCACAGGCTTGCACCACCGATAATGGCGTTTTGTGGTGCACCCTTGACGTCGGCGTCGTAAGGCATCATACCCACGCCGTAGTTAAATTTGGCGTACTGGCGGATATCGGCCAGTGAACCGGAAGAGGCGGTGGTCATG contains:
- the ugpE gene encoding sn-glycerol-3-phosphate ABC transporter permease UgpE, which codes for MIENRRGLDIFCHAVLIIGVLMVLFPLYVAFVAATLDNKQIFQVPMSLIPGGHFFENIRTIWTQGAGSNSPAFGPLLLNSFIMAMAITVGKISISMLSAFAIVYFRFPLRNLFFWLIFMTLMLPVEVRIFPTVQVIANLHMLDSYTGLTLPLMASATATFLFRQFFMTLPDELLEAARIDGAGAMRFFWDIVLPLSKTNLAALFVITFIYGWNQYLWPILVTSDASMGTAVAGIKSMISSGDGSTQWNQVMAAMILTLLPPLAVVLLMQRWFVRGLVDSEK
- the ugpA gene encoding sn-glycerol-3-phosphate ABC transporter permease UgpA, whose translation is MSSHRPGFGCSWLPYALVLPQLLITAIFFLWPAGQALWFSMQTMDPFGVSSVFAGLTNFQQLFQDPYYLASFYTTLKFSFMVAFFGLGISLLLAAMVDHVIRGSRIYQTLLILPYAVAPAVAAVLWMFLFSPGLGLITHFLGTLGYNWNHAQNSGQAMFLVVLASIWQQVSYNFLFFLAALQSIPRSLVEAAAIDGAGPIRRFFNLVLPLISPVSFFLLVVNLVYAFFDTFPVIDAATQGGPVQATTTLIYKVYREGFTGLDLSSSAAQSVVLMVMVIALTFIQFRFVERKVRYQ
- a CDS encoding LysR family transcriptional regulator; this translates as MSKLSGIEIFAQVAETRSFSETAKQLGVSSSAVGKSIARLEARLSAQLFYRSTRSITLTTEGAQYLERCRRILAEVENAELELMESHRAPQGQLKISLPFVDVIVLPLVSGFMQRYPDIQLDIDMTDRMVDIIEEGFDAVIRTGTPIDSRLKSRFLGGYQRAIVAAPAYLEKRDTPQHAAELAQHTCLLHKYPSTGRIEQWTGDIEASELPAALVCNTNRVIIDATLKGLGIACLPEYQVRQYLIEGKLEQILKGQSAAENGYWALWPVSKHVTPKLRAFIDYLVEYFNENPLSA
- the metR gene encoding HTH-type transcriptional regulator MetR, which produces MIELKHLRTLQALRNTGSLAAAAAQLHQTQSALSHQFSDLEQRLGFRLFVRKSQPLRFTPQGEIMLQLAEQVLPQIQQALQACHEPQQTSLRIAIECHSCIQWLTPALDAFHKNWPQVLMDFKSGVTFDPQPALQQGELDIVLTSDILPRSGLHYSPMFDFEVRLVLAPDHPLAKKAVITPEDLSSEILMIYPVQRQRLDIWRHFLQPAGVSPALKNVDNTLLLIQMVSAHMGIAALPHWVVESFEKQGLVVTKTLGDGLWSRLYAAVRDGEQRQAVTEAFIRSARQHACNNLPFVRDASRPNGTASQVKALPLPSAS
- the ugpQ gene encoding glycerophosphodiester phosphodiesterase, which codes for MTAWPYPRIVAHRGGGSLAPENTLAAIDTGARLGHSMIEFDVKLAQGGEIFLLHDDTLNRTSNGWGVAGELGWDKLVQLDAGSWYSSSFSGEKLPLLSEVAARCAKYGMMANIEIKGTTGLAFETGEQVALAARELWQGQAVPPLLSSFDVASLEAAQAAAPELPRGILLDKWDENWQALTTRLGCVSLHINHKELTEERVHSLKQAGLHILVYTVNSPERASQLLGWGVDCICTDRIDLIGPDFAAKI
- a CDS encoding sn-glycerol-3-phosphate import ATP-binding protein UgpC; the encoded protein is MANLKLQAVTKSYDGQNQIIKTIDLDVADGEFIVMVGPSGCGKSTLLRMVAGLERTTSGDIYIDNVRVTNLEPKDRGIAMVFQNYALYPHMSVYDNMAYGLKIRGFGKAQIQARVEEAARILELGPLLKRKPRELSGGQRQRVAMGRAIVREPAVFLFDEPLSNLDAKLRVQMRLELQQLHRRLRTTSLYVTHDQVEAMTLAERVIVMNKGIAEQIGTPSEVYQRPASLFVASFIGSPAMNLLPGQLTSDGTSLVMEGGYELPLPKARPEWGGRVLTLGVRPEHIQLTDDPHTGIPMELKNLELLGADNLAHGVWAGSGMVVRLSHENCPATGTQLRLVLPAHALHFFDSKSGLRME
- a CDS encoding MFS transporter; translated protein: MSQSLPDESRINTINTASLTYSPRQIIQTAWIVIAVFMLSNAPTSLYIHWKQQFSFTSGTLTLIFGCYILALVITLLVAGQLAGRLGRKKIILPGLIAALLACLCFMMAQSVCLLLVARFLTGIAVGITVTASMAAVVDAGGEGRKRQAALIASIAMVTGAGLGPVMSGVIVRFLPHPVFTVFTVELVVQLSAIALALRLPAAQEKMAEKSRPLRLPSIASKNIFHLMLGILFFAPGLTATSMMLSLGPVLLNRFSHASSPMIAGLMACMMFSVAVGTQLLCRKQPIARVFYFSGAALIVAMMSIIFTLHGGGVKTIFIAALAAGAAQGLGQLGGLTLLSLNIAAERRAEANALLNIGAYIPAGLLPVVTGYLIDLTCLSLGFTLLAATLTALSMVAITLLVVQRRVSLY